A single Endozoicomonas sp. NE40 DNA region contains:
- a CDS encoding aldose epimerase family protein encodes MTTTIKQEHFGQTSQGEVVTRYTLTNAQGTEVSILNLGGIIQSLKTVDKNGHFADIVLGCDNVADYENQSAYLGALCGRYANRIREGQLVIDGSHYQLACNNGPNHLHGGDQGYNQRIWSVRAEHDNSEARLTLRYQSRDGEEGYPGNLDIQVTYCLNSQNELTVNYHAVTDKTTVVNLTNHSYFNLKGSGNCLEHELQLFADSFVPTNASAIPFGDIKSVAGTPMDFREPKVIGQDIDADDQQLLQARGYDHSWVVNQGDSLLKPSPLKQCAVVIEPETGRRMTVKTTQPGVQFYTGNFLDGLSGKEGNRYNKRDGFCLETQHFPDSPNQADFPSTELKPGEVYNHTTVFAFGLSS; translated from the coding sequence ATGACAACGACAATCAAACAAGAGCACTTCGGTCAAACCTCACAAGGTGAGGTCGTCACCCGTTACACACTGACAAACGCTCAGGGTACTGAAGTATCGATCCTGAATCTGGGTGGCATTATTCAGAGCCTGAAAACCGTGGACAAAAACGGTCATTTTGCTGATATTGTGCTGGGCTGCGATAACGTAGCAGACTACGAAAATCAGTCGGCTTACCTGGGCGCCCTGTGTGGTCGTTACGCTAACCGTATCAGGGAAGGTCAGTTAGTGATCGACGGCAGCCATTATCAGCTGGCCTGCAATAACGGGCCAAACCATTTGCATGGTGGTGATCAGGGATACAATCAGCGCATCTGGTCAGTCCGCGCAGAGCATGACAACTCTGAAGCCCGGCTGACTCTGCGTTATCAATCGCGGGACGGTGAGGAAGGTTATCCGGGCAACCTTGATATACAGGTGACCTACTGCCTGAATAGCCAGAATGAGCTGACTGTTAACTATCACGCGGTTACCGATAAGACAACTGTCGTTAACCTCACGAATCACTCTTATTTTAACCTTAAAGGCTCAGGGAACTGTCTCGAACATGAGTTGCAGTTATTTGCCGATTCTTTCGTGCCAACCAATGCATCGGCAATACCTTTTGGCGATATAAAGTCTGTCGCAGGGACACCCATGGATTTCAGAGAGCCTAAAGTGATCGGGCAGGATATTGATGCCGATGATCAACAGCTGCTACAGGCTCGTGGATACGACCATAGCTGGGTAGTCAATCAGGGGGATTCGCTGCTGAAGCCTTCTCCTCTAAAACAGTGCGCAGTGGTCATCGAGCCGGAAACTGGCCGAAGAATGACGGTAAAAACGACCCAGCCCGGCGTGCAGTTTTATACGGGCAACTTTCTGGATGGCCTGTCCGGAAAAGAAGGAAACCGCTATAACAAGCGAGATGGTTTCTGTCTGGAAACCCAGCATTTCCCGGACTCCCCCAACCAGGCCGACTTCCCCTCAACCGAACTGAAGCCCGGCGAGGTATACAACCACACAACGGTATTTGCTTTTGGTTTATCCAGCTAA
- a CDS encoding LacI family DNA-binding transcriptional regulator, producing MANIKDVARLAGVSISTVSRVVNNSAGVAHRKKEAVMRAMSELDYKPNSFAKALVNQKSDTIGLVVGDLGDPFFSLLMKGVEKLTNAHDKQLLISAGHHNPEQEHKAILSLIERRCDALIVHTKSLADYHVMELLHSQPAAVLINRFIHGFEGRCIHLDNLKAGEMATNYLIEHGHRRIAFLSRGAESRHLELEDARQRLQGYQEALISHGIMPDRRLVANNLPDEKGGYLATVELLERKVDFTAIFAYNDAMAAGCMMALREKKIKVPGDVSVLGFDDVLLAKYLNPGLSTVRYPIEEMAAQSAELALSLCDGEESHNALLEFAPEIIDRESVRSV from the coding sequence GTGGCAAATATAAAAGATGTAGCCAGACTGGCAGGAGTATCTATCTCCACGGTTTCACGGGTTGTCAATAACAGTGCTGGCGTGGCTCACAGGAAAAAAGAGGCCGTCATGCGGGCAATGTCTGAGCTGGATTATAAGCCCAACAGCTTCGCCAAGGCACTGGTTAACCAGAAATCCGATACCATCGGTCTGGTCGTCGGCGATCTGGGCGACCCGTTTTTCAGCCTGTTAATGAAAGGTGTTGAAAAGCTTACCAATGCCCACGACAAACAGTTGTTAATCAGTGCCGGACACCATAATCCTGAACAGGAACATAAAGCCATTCTCTCGCTGATTGAACGACGCTGCGATGCCCTGATTGTTCATACTAAATCCCTGGCTGATTATCATGTGATGGAGCTGTTGCACTCCCAGCCTGCAGCCGTATTAATTAATCGTTTTATTCACGGTTTTGAAGGACGTTGTATTCACCTGGACAACCTTAAGGCGGGTGAAATGGCAACGAATTACCTGATTGAACATGGACACCGGCGAATCGCTTTTCTATCCCGTGGTGCCGAATCCAGACACCTTGAGCTGGAAGATGCCAGACAGCGTCTGCAAGGGTATCAGGAAGCACTGATCAGTCACGGAATCATGCCTGACCGAAGGCTGGTGGCTAATAATCTGCCCGATGAAAAAGGCGGCTATCTTGCGACCGTAGAGCTTCTGGAACGCAAGGTCGATTTTACAGCCATCTTCGCTTATAACGACGCCATGGCAGCGGGTTGCATGATGGCACTTCGGGAGAAGAAAATTAAGGTACCCGGAGATGTCTCTGTTTTAGGTTTTGATGATGTTCTGCTGGCAAAGTATCTGAACCCGGGCCTGTCAACGGTACGCTATCCCATTGAAGAGATGGCTGCTCAGTCAGCAGAGCTGGCGCTGTCGTTGTGTGACGGGGAAGAGTCACACAACGCTTTGCTGGAGTTTGCTCCCGAAATTATTGACCGGGAATCCGTGCGTTCAGTTTGA
- the ribA gene encoding GTP cyclohydrolase II, whose translation MSVRFVAESRLPTPFGEFMMHGFEESGTGKEHLALTMGDVSQGGPVLARVHSECLTGDALFSMRCDCGPQLEAAMRKIAAEGRGVILYLRQEGRGIGLMNKVRAYHLQDEGRDTVEANEELGFAADMRKYDMCKAMLDHLGVSQLILMTNNPRKVDALTKQGITVVERQQHQTGQNPHNEKYLTTKVWKLGHLLETA comes from the coding sequence GTGTCTGTAAGGTTTGTCGCAGAGTCTCGCCTGCCCACCCCCTTTGGCGAATTCATGATGCATGGATTTGAAGAGAGTGGCACTGGCAAGGAGCATCTGGCTCTCACCATGGGTGATGTGAGTCAGGGCGGTCCCGTTCTCGCGCGGGTTCATTCGGAATGTTTGACTGGCGATGCCCTGTTCAGCATGCGTTGTGATTGTGGCCCCCAGCTTGAGGCAGCCATGCGCAAAATTGCTGCGGAAGGTCGCGGGGTTATTCTGTATTTGCGTCAGGAGGGGCGCGGTATTGGCCTGATGAACAAGGTTCGGGCTTATCATCTGCAGGATGAAGGGCGTGATACCGTTGAGGCCAACGAAGAGTTAGGCTTTGCGGCGGATATGCGCAAGTACGATATGTGCAAAGCCATGCTGGATCACCTGGGAGTCAGCCAGCTGATACTGATGACCAATAACCCCCGCAAAGTGGATGCCCTGACTAAACAGGGTATTACTGTGGTGGAACGCCAGCAGCACCAGACGGGTCAGAATCCTCATAATGAAAAGTATTTAACGACCAAGGTGTGGAAGCTGGGACATCTGCTGGAAACCGCCTGA
- a CDS encoding TIGR02281 family clan AA aspartic protease produces the protein MRTLFSFLLSAFLLAGAAYSTATVVRVVALFPDRAMVNINGQRHLLRVGGRAVSGVRLIDAHSRMAVLEIDGRKQKFSLSRDTSGGISDPEVKSLRITRSNNGQYIYQGSINGRRIDMLLDTGANVVALNSRDADRLGIRFRDGEKVLVDTASDTVSAYRITLSSVSLGGIRVNNVEATILEGSYPDKVLLGMSFLRYVRFSEDRGVMVLEAKF, from the coding sequence ATGAGAACCTTATTCTCTTTTTTACTGTCGGCTTTTTTGTTGGCGGGCGCTGCTTATTCAACGGCAACAGTCGTTCGGGTTGTGGCATTGTTTCCCGACAGGGCAATGGTGAATATCAATGGTCAGCGACACCTTCTCCGTGTGGGTGGTCGTGCTGTCAGTGGTGTAAGGCTGATCGATGCACACAGCAGGATGGCTGTGCTGGAAATTGATGGCAGGAAACAGAAATTTTCCCTTAGCCGTGATACCAGCGGTGGTATCAGTGATCCCGAAGTAAAAAGCCTGCGTATTACCCGCAGCAATAATGGCCAGTATATTTATCAGGGCAGTATCAATGGTCGAAGGATAGATATGCTGCTGGATACCGGGGCAAACGTGGTGGCCCTGAATTCACGGGATGCCGACCGGCTGGGCATCCGTTTCAGGGACGGTGAAAAGGTGCTGGTTGATACGGCCAGTGATACGGTTTCAGCTTACCGGATAACGCTTTCCAGTGTGTCACTGGGTGGCATTCGGGTGAATAATGTTGAAGCAACCATCCTTGAAGGGAGCTACCCTGATAAAGTTCTGCTAGGTATGAGTTTTCTCAGGTACGTCCGTTTCAGTGAAGATCGGGGCGTAATGGTACTTGAGGCAAAGTTCTGA
- a CDS encoding phosphatidylglycerophosphatase A, translated as MSRSPSVWSNPVHFLAFGLGSGLAPKAPGTFGTLAAVPFYLLMQYLPMWNYLLVLVVSMILGIWICDRTSRDLGVHDHPGIVWDEFVGYWITMIAAPAGWLWVVIGFVLFRIFDIIKPWPIRVLDKKVKGGFGIMIDDVIAGLFALVCMQVLAAIWG; from the coding sequence ATGAGCCGATCTCCTTCCGTCTGGTCTAACCCTGTGCATTTTCTGGCTTTCGGGCTTGGCAGTGGTCTGGCTCCAAAAGCACCGGGTACCTTTGGCACACTGGCAGCGGTACCCTTTTATTTGCTGATGCAGTATTTACCCATGTGGAACTACCTGCTGGTGCTGGTCGTCAGTATGATTCTGGGTATCTGGATTTGTGACCGTACTTCCAGAGACCTGGGAGTACACGACCACCCGGGGATTGTCTGGGATGAATTTGTGGGGTACTGGATTACCATGATTGCCGCGCCTGCAGGATGGCTGTGGGTGGTTATTGGTTTTGTTCTGTTCCGTATTTTCGACATCATCAAGCCCTGGCCTATCCGTGTGCTGGATAAAAAGGTAAAAGGCGGCTTTGGTATTATGATTGATGATGTGATTGCCGGGTTGTTTGCACTGGTCTGTATGCAGGTTCTGGCAGCGATCTGGGGTTAA
- the thiL gene encoding thiamine-phosphate kinase has protein sequence MSLGEFDLIRHFFDRPELQSSRPDVLGIGDDCALLSVPQGMQLAQSLDTLVSGVHFPEHCDPFLLGYRALATNISDIAAMGAEPHSFTLGLTLPESDTDWLQAFSDGLVALAQPSGLALIGGDTTRGPLTISIQVQGLIPSGQALRRNGAKVGDLIYVSGSLGDAAGALPAVLEGLYPQNCEDTSVQYLLQRYYQPSPRVKLGQWLAANGATSALDVSDGLLGDLGHTLKASQAGAELNLEQLPLSPQLLNVAGKQKAQSYALSGGDDYELCFTWPAHKTLELPEAIRAECSVTCIGRITDADGICDSATGQPLSAAAYRHF, from the coding sequence ATGTCACTTGGAGAGTTTGATTTAATCCGACATTTCTTTGATCGTCCGGAACTGCAATCTTCCCGGCCTGATGTGCTTGGCATTGGTGACGACTGCGCCCTGCTGTCGGTGCCTCAGGGCATGCAGCTGGCACAATCGCTGGACACGCTGGTTTCTGGTGTTCACTTCCCTGAACACTGCGATCCTTTTCTGCTTGGCTACCGCGCACTGGCAACGAATATCAGCGACATTGCTGCGATGGGTGCCGAGCCGCACAGTTTTACCCTGGGTCTGACACTGCCTGAGTCTGACACTGACTGGTTACAGGCGTTTTCTGACGGGCTGGTGGCACTGGCGCAACCTTCGGGGCTGGCCCTGATTGGTGGCGATACGACCCGTGGGCCTCTGACCATTTCCATTCAGGTTCAGGGACTGATTCCCTCAGGTCAGGCGCTTCGACGAAATGGCGCGAAGGTGGGCGACCTGATATACGTCAGTGGAAGTCTTGGAGATGCAGCGGGGGCTTTACCGGCTGTGCTGGAAGGACTGTATCCACAAAACTGTGAAGATACCTCTGTTCAATACTTGCTTCAGCGTTACTATCAGCCGTCCCCAAGAGTGAAGCTTGGGCAATGGCTGGCGGCAAACGGTGCTACGTCTGCGCTGGATGTTTCTGACGGTCTGCTGGGCGATCTGGGGCATACACTTAAAGCCAGTCAGGCCGGGGCAGAGCTGAACCTTGAACAATTGCCGCTGTCGCCACAACTGCTAAACGTTGCCGGAAAACAAAAAGCACAGAGCTATGCCCTCAGCGGCGGCGATGACTACGAACTCTGTTTTACCTGGCCTGCCCATAAAACGCTGGAATTACCTGAAGCGATTCGGGCAGAATGTTCTGTAACCTGTATTGGTCGTATTACGGATGCTGACGGCATCTGTGATAGTGCAACAGGACAACCCTTATCCGCTGCCGCTTACCGGCATTTCTAA
- the nusB gene encoding transcription antitermination factor NusB, which translates to MNQEAGRKDAQRPKPSERRRARQLALQALYQWQMSKSSLTDIEMQFRADNDFSKVDDGYFHTLLHGIPREMSTLDDTMNPLLDRPISQLDPVEVAALRIGCYELMHRSDVPYRVVINEAIELVKRFGAQDSHRYINGILDKLAPRVRADEVRSHRKR; encoded by the coding sequence TTGAATCAGGAAGCCGGGCGTAAGGACGCCCAGCGTCCAAAGCCTTCCGAGCGTCGTCGCGCCCGTCAGCTGGCGCTGCAGGCTTTGTACCAGTGGCAGATGTCCAAGTCTTCCCTGACTGACATTGAGATGCAGTTCCGTGCAGACAATGATTTCAGCAAGGTGGACGACGGTTACTTCCACACCCTGTTGCACGGTATTCCTCGTGAAATGAGCACGCTGGACGACACGATGAACCCGCTGCTGGATCGCCCGATCAGCCAGCTGGACCCGGTGGAAGTGGCTGCTTTGCGTATCGGTTGCTATGAACTGATGCATCGCTCCGATGTTCCTTACCGTGTTGTGATCAACGAAGCCATTGAACTGGTCAAGCGCTTTGGCGCCCAGGACTCCCACCGCTACATCAACGGCATTCTGGATAAGCTGGCTCCGCGTGTAAGAGCAGACGAAGTGCGCAGTCACCGCAAGCGATAA
- the ribE gene encoding 6,7-dimethyl-8-ribityllumazine synthase gives MSLKTIEGTLEPNGGKYAIVVGRWNAFVVESLLSGAVDSLTRHGIPEENITVVRCPGAVEIPLAVKKVAKTGQYDAIVALGAVIRGGTPHFEFVANECVKGLSHVNLEYEIPVSFGVLTVDTIEQAIERSGTKAGNKGEEAAMAAFEMVSLLKKLEV, from the coding sequence ATGTCTTTAAAAACCATTGAAGGCACTCTGGAACCTAATGGTGGCAAATACGCCATCGTGGTTGGCCGCTGGAACGCTTTTGTTGTAGAAAGCCTGCTGAGTGGTGCGGTGGACAGCCTGACCCGTCACGGTATTCCGGAAGAGAATATCACTGTTGTACGTTGTCCGGGTGCTGTTGAAATCCCGCTGGCCGTCAAGAAAGTCGCTAAAACCGGCCAGTACGACGCCATCGTTGCCCTGGGCGCTGTTATCCGTGGTGGTACGCCACACTTTGAGTTTGTTGCCAACGAATGTGTGAAAGGTTTGTCCCATGTCAACCTGGAATACGAAATTCCGGTGAGCTTTGGCGTACTGACGGTTGACACCATTGAGCAGGCGATTGAACGCTCTGGCACCAAGGCTGGCAACAAAGGTGAAGAGGCTGCCATGGCCGCTTTTGAAATGGTGTCTCTGCTGAAAAAGCTGGAGGTCTGA
- the ribBA gene encoding bifunctional 3,4-dihydroxy-2-butanone-4-phosphate synthase/GTP cyclohydrolase II: MQLNSIEEIIEDIRLGKPVILMDDEDRENEGDLIIAAEKITPEIVNFMTREARGLLCLTLTGERCDFLGLPPMVSSDDNQSGYGTPFTVSIEAAEGVTTGISAHDRARTICVAVDSLSRPEDIVQPGHIFPLRARPGGVLSRAGHTEAGCDLARLAGVTPAAAIIEIMNEDGSMSRRPDLELFAEKHDLKIGTIADLIHYRIMNEKTVEQVEKRKLDTDFGQFDMTVYKDTISGNTHLALSKGYITPDTPVMVRVHAMEPFRDLLSAHSGEGASSWSLNKAMAEIAKESQGVIVLLDNEHKLDLGTALNRFSEGRTGVGMSGAYRTIGTGSQILRELGVGKMRLLSSPVKFGALSGFDLEIVEYIPCEG; the protein is encoded by the coding sequence ATGCAGCTGAATTCCATCGAAGAAATTATCGAAGACATTCGTCTCGGTAAGCCTGTAATCCTGATGGATGACGAAGACCGTGAAAATGAAGGCGATCTGATTATTGCCGCGGAAAAAATCACTCCTGAGATCGTTAACTTCATGACCCGTGAGGCGCGTGGACTGCTGTGTCTGACGCTGACCGGTGAACGCTGCGATTTTCTGGGTCTGCCACCTATGGTCAGCTCAGACGACAACCAGTCGGGTTATGGTACGCCATTTACTGTCTCCATTGAGGCGGCTGAAGGTGTCACCACCGGCATTTCTGCCCATGACCGGGCGCGAACCATCTGCGTGGCAGTGGATTCCCTGTCCCGTCCGGAAGATATTGTTCAGCCAGGGCATATCTTCCCACTGCGTGCTCGTCCGGGTGGCGTGTTGAGCCGTGCTGGCCATACTGAAGCCGGTTGTGACCTGGCGCGTCTGGCGGGAGTGACCCCGGCAGCAGCGATCATTGAGATCATGAACGAAGATGGCTCCATGTCCCGTCGTCCGGACCTGGAGCTTTTTGCTGAAAAGCACGATCTGAAGATTGGTACCATCGCGGACCTGATCCATTACCGGATCATGAACGAAAAGACCGTGGAGCAGGTTGAGAAACGCAAACTGGATACCGATTTCGGTCAGTTTGATATGACGGTCTACAAAGATACCATCAGCGGAAATACCCACCTGGCGTTGAGCAAGGGCTATATTACTCCCGATACGCCGGTTATGGTTCGTGTGCATGCCATGGAACCCTTCCGTGACCTGCTGTCTGCTCATTCCGGTGAAGGTGCCAGCAGCTGGTCCCTGAACAAGGCGATGGCGGAAATCGCTAAGGAATCCCAGGGCGTTATTGTTCTGCTGGATAATGAACACAAGCTGGATCTGGGTACTGCCCTTAACCGCTTCAGTGAAGGGCGCACAGGTGTTGGTATGTCGGGTGCTTACCGGACCATTGGCACCGGTTCCCAGATTTTGCGTGAGCTGGGCGTTGGCAAGATGCGCCTGCTGAGTTCTCCGGTGAAGTTTGGTGCGCTGTCCGGTTTTGATCTGGAAATTGTCGAATATATTCCCTGCGAAGGTTAA
- a CDS encoding riboflavin synthase, which yields MFTGIIEAVGRLQSAEKRQGDLRMTVDSGKLDLSDVQLGDSIATNGVCLTVVELTGSGYVADVSLETLEYTTLDKLSAGSPLNLEKALTPTTRLGGHLVSGHVDGVGRVVSVESAARSSVYWLEAPKALARYIAHKGSVTVDGVSLTVNKVDGCRFALNIVPHTQQETIISHYRSGTRVNLEVDLLARYLERLLDPSLKDEQAEPASNLTAGFLAEHGFMR from the coding sequence ATGTTTACCGGAATTATTGAAGCAGTAGGGCGTTTGCAGTCGGCAGAAAAACGTCAGGGCGACCTGCGTATGACGGTTGACTCTGGCAAGCTGGATTTGTCTGATGTACAGCTGGGCGACAGTATTGCCACCAACGGAGTCTGCCTGACGGTTGTTGAACTGACAGGCTCCGGTTATGTGGCCGATGTGTCACTGGAAACCCTGGAATACACAACCCTGGATAAACTGTCTGCTGGCAGTCCCCTGAACCTGGAAAAAGCGCTGACACCCACCACAAGACTGGGGGGGCATCTGGTCAGTGGTCATGTGGATGGCGTTGGGCGCGTGGTTTCTGTAGAATCCGCTGCCCGTTCCAGCGTGTACTGGCTGGAAGCGCCGAAAGCGCTGGCTCGTTATATTGCGCACAAAGGCTCAGTGACGGTTGATGGTGTCAGCCTGACGGTCAATAAGGTAGATGGTTGTCGCTTTGCCCTGAATATTGTGCCGCATACCCAGCAAGAAACCATTATCTCGCATTACCGATCCGGAACCCGGGTGAATCTGGAGGTTGATCTGCTGGCACGTTATCTGGAGCGCTTGTTAGACCCGTCTCTGAAAGACGAGCAGGCCGAACCCGCTTCCAACCTGACAGCAGGTTTTCTGGCAGAACACGGATTTATGCGCTGA
- the ribD gene encoding bifunctional diaminohydroxyphosphoribosylaminopyrimidine deaminase/5-amino-6-(5-phosphoribosylamino)uracil reductase RibD, producing the protein MASASDHLFMSRAIELARKGLYTARPNPCVGCVIVQGDQVVGEGYHQRAGEPHAEVHALAMAGTQAKGATAYVTLEPCSHYGRTPPCAEALIKAGVAEVVIAMQDPNPQVAGRGINMLKEKGIKTRLGVMEDEARTLNSGFIKRMQTGRPYVRAKLAMSLDGRTAMASGESKWVTGPQARSEVQRLRALSGAVVTGVGSILHDDSALTLREGELKLPEAAELVQTQPLRVVLDSRLQTPVDARVVTGPGDVMIFCSVQAEKARKRALEEAGAEVLMLDSHDGRINLEQMLEILVTKDINDVLLETGATLAGAMMQQGLVDELIVFMAPTLMGSDARPLMEMPFTSMSEKLNLNITDIRAVGNDWKITAFPKND; encoded by the coding sequence ATGGCCTCTGCTTCCGATCACCTGTTTATGTCCCGGGCTATAGAGCTGGCACGTAAAGGGCTTTATACCGCCCGACCCAATCCCTGTGTTGGCTGCGTTATTGTGCAGGGGGATCAGGTGGTGGGTGAAGGGTATCACCAGCGTGCAGGAGAACCCCATGCTGAGGTTCATGCACTGGCAATGGCAGGTACGCAGGCCAAAGGGGCAACGGCTTACGTAACCCTTGAACCCTGCAGTCATTACGGTCGTACACCGCCCTGCGCCGAAGCACTGATTAAAGCCGGAGTGGCTGAGGTGGTGATTGCCATGCAGGATCCGAATCCGCAGGTGGCTGGTCGTGGGATCAACATGCTTAAAGAAAAAGGCATAAAAACCCGGCTGGGGGTCATGGAGGATGAAGCCAGAACCTTGAATTCAGGCTTTATCAAACGTATGCAAACCGGTCGTCCTTATGTGCGTGCCAAACTGGCCATGAGCCTGGATGGCCGCACAGCTATGGCCAGTGGTGAGTCCAAGTGGGTTACAGGGCCTCAGGCTCGCAGTGAAGTGCAGCGTCTGCGTGCGCTCAGTGGCGCTGTAGTGACTGGGGTTGGATCAATTCTTCATGATGATTCAGCACTCACCCTGAGAGAAGGCGAGTTGAAATTACCGGAAGCCGCTGAGCTGGTGCAGACACAACCCCTTCGAGTGGTACTGGATTCCCGTCTGCAGACACCGGTCGATGCCAGGGTGGTGACAGGTCCGGGAGATGTGATGATCTTCTGCTCGGTGCAGGCAGAGAAAGCCCGTAAGCGGGCGCTGGAGGAAGCGGGTGCCGAAGTGTTGATGCTCGACTCTCACGATGGGCGAATCAACCTTGAGCAGATGCTGGAAATTCTGGTCACAAAAGATATCAATGATGTATTGCTGGAAACCGGTGCTACGCTGGCGGGTGCCATGATGCAGCAGGGGCTGGTGGATGAACTGATTGTCTTTATGGCACCGACACTGATGGGGTCTGATGCCCGCCCGCTTATGGAAATGCCTTTCACCAGCATGTCGGAAAAACTGAACCTGAACATTACCGATATCCGGGCGGTGGGTAATGACTGGAAAATCACCGCCTTTCCAAAAAACGATTAA
- a CDS encoding calcium/sodium antiporter: MLSTVTHLLAIALGFVALSRSADRLVEVSSTLAFRLGMSMLTIGMTIVAFGTSAPELAVSAVAALEGSGSIAIGNALGSNIINTGLVLSVCGLVTPLVFSHRILSHEMPLLMIVSGVTFLLMADQMLSRFDGYVLSMGLIAYVIYLTKRNDNQNNEQNNEQNNNDSDSDVVILPLSTSRSIVEVIAMLVILIGSSKLLVWGATELARSFGVSEMVIGLTVIAFGTSLPELAAALACVKKGLFDMLLAMIIGSNIFNLLGVLAIPSLLSGDLPLEALAITRDSMAMLGLTSLLLIIAISALISSRRSYLTDTGVGVNFECTVSRFKSGLILAGFVVYMVVLAMTF, translated from the coding sequence ATGCTATCTACCGTCACCCACCTTCTGGCTATCGCACTTGGGTTTGTTGCCCTGAGTCGAAGTGCCGACCGCCTTGTGGAAGTGTCCTCCACCCTGGCTTTCAGGCTGGGTATGTCGATGCTGACTATTGGTATGACCATTGTCGCCTTTGGTACATCGGCACCTGAGCTGGCTGTTTCTGCGGTGGCTGCGCTGGAAGGTTCAGGCTCTATCGCCATTGGCAATGCACTGGGTTCCAATATCATCAATACTGGTCTGGTGTTGTCTGTTTGTGGTCTGGTGACACCACTGGTATTCAGTCATCGTATTTTATCCCACGAAATGCCATTGCTGATGATTGTCAGTGGTGTGACGTTTCTGTTGATGGCTGACCAAATGCTGTCGCGCTTCGATGGTTATGTACTCTCAATGGGTCTTATTGCCTATGTCATCTACCTGACAAAACGAAACGACAATCAAAATAACGAGCAAAATAACGAGCAGAATAACAACGATTCAGACTCTGATGTGGTCATCCTGCCTCTCAGCACCTCACGCTCTATTGTCGAAGTGATCGCCATGCTGGTCATTCTTATTGGTAGCTCCAAACTGCTGGTCTGGGGTGCTACTGAACTGGCGCGCTCTTTTGGGGTCAGCGAAATGGTGATCGGTTTAACCGTGATTGCCTTTGGCACCAGCCTGCCAGAACTGGCAGCGGCACTGGCCTGTGTAAAGAAAGGGCTGTTTGATATGCTGCTGGCAATGATTATTGGTTCCAATATTTTTAATCTGCTGGGTGTATTAGCTATACCCAGCCTTCTGTCAGGAGACTTACCGCTGGAGGCTCTGGCAATAACCCGGGACAGCATGGCGATGCTGGGACTGACATCACTCCTGCTCATTATTGCTATTTCGGCACTGATCTCATCAAGGCGCAGCTATCTGACCGACACTGGCGTGGGAGTAAACTTTGAATGCACAGTCTCAAGGTTTAAGAGCGGGCTTATTCTAGCAGGTTTTGTCGTCTATATGGTCGTTCTGGCAATGACCTTCTGA
- the nrdR gene encoding transcriptional regulator NrdR: MHCPYCSAQDTKVIDSRLVADGNQIRRRRECLTCSERFTTYETAELLIPRLVKRDGSREPFHEDKLRAGMARALEKRPVSVEQLEEAISRIKHRLRATGEREVKSLVLGEEVMRELQQLDEIAYIRFASVYRHFKDLNEFREEIERLETVERSKS; this comes from the coding sequence ATGCATTGTCCTTATTGTAGTGCGCAAGACACTAAAGTTATCGATTCGAGACTGGTCGCTGATGGAAACCAGATTCGTCGTCGTCGTGAATGTCTGACTTGCTCCGAGCGTTTTACAACGTATGAAACGGCGGAGTTACTGATTCCTCGTTTGGTGAAACGAGACGGTTCCCGGGAACCTTTCCATGAAGATAAATTACGGGCGGGAATGGCCCGGGCTCTGGAAAAACGCCCCGTCAGTGTTGAGCAGCTGGAAGAAGCCATCAGTCGTATTAAGCACCGATTGCGGGCAACAGGCGAGCGTGAAGTGAAGTCCCTGGTATTGGGCGAAGAGGTGATGCGTGAACTGCAGCAGCTGGATGAAATTGCTTACATTCGATTTGCCTCAGTTTATCGTCATTTCAAAGACCTCAATGAGTTCCGGGAAGAAATTGAAAGACTGGAAACCGTTGAACGATCCAAAAGCTAG